From Channa argus isolate prfri chromosome 18, Channa argus male v1.0, whole genome shotgun sequence, the proteins below share one genomic window:
- the LOC137103952 gene encoding placenta-specific gene 8 protein-like: protein MAVTNQPGPYQPSDFQTGLCDCCDDIGTCCFGLWCYPCLGCSIASAMDECCLCGLGVPIRAVYRTKYNIRGSLCNDFMTSWCCPVCSTCQLKRDIVRRKQQGIF from the exons ATGGCCGTTACAAACCAACCAGGCCCCTATCAACCCTCTGACTTCCAGACCGGCCTGTGCGACTGCTGCGACGACATTGGAACCT GCTGCTTTGGACTCTGGTGCTACCCCTGCCTGGGCTGCTCCATTGCCAGTGCCATGGACGAGTGCTGCCTGTGCGGTTTAGGAGTCCCCATCCGCGCCGTCTACAGGACCAAGTACAACATCAGA GGCTCACTGTGTAACGACTTCATGACATCCTGGTGCTGCCCAGTCTGTTCCACGTGCCAACTGAAGAGAGATATTGTCCGCAGAAAGCAGCAAGGCATTTTCTGA